A stretch of DNA from Sediminispirochaeta bajacaliforniensis DSM 16054:
ATGTTTTATGAATGATGTTGAAACGCTGAATCGTACGCAGAATCAGATAACGACTTGGGGTATCGATTATCCCTATGATGTGCGTTCAACGTAAGCGGTGATTCTTACCCTATACCTTAATCTGTTCGGGAGTCAGTTTGAACGGCAGCAGTTTTTCATAATCTGACCGCTCTACACAATACGGCAGTTTGCGGAAAATATAGTAAAAATAATCATAGACTGATAGCTTCTGCAATTTTGCAGATTCAACAAGGCTATAAAGTATAGCCGAAGATTCGGCGCCGCGTTCTGTATCGGAAAACATCCAGTTCTTGCGGCCGATTACAAATGGCCGGATCGCATTCTCAGCACTGTTGTTCGACGGCGTAAGAAGCGGCTCTTCCAGATACCGTTTCAACTGCTCCCAATTATCAAGCGTGTATGATATTGCTTTTCCGAACGCCAAAGTCGGCGGAGTAATGGCCGTATTGGTTGTCAGTAATTCGAATAGCGTTTTTAGAATTGGCCCGGCTTTATGTGCTCGTTGTTTCTGAAATCCTTTTTTCGAGAAGCTTGTTCTTAAATCTTCAAGTTCAAAAGCTTCTTGATCAATTCAAGTATCTGCTTTGCCTCAGGAGCCTTAGACATCTCCCAGTATTTATAAAAATACCTCCGGGCATGCGCCCAGCACAATACATGTCGTATAGATTTGTTGCCGTCATCTCTGAGTTTCTTAAGCGCTGTATTATATGCTTCATAATCATCAGTCTGCAGCCAGCCTTTATACTCTTTCAGAAATTTATATGGAATTTCATGTGAACGGCCTGTTTCATACTGAAATACTACAGCTTTCTTTCCAGCCGCTCCTCCAAGAAACACCCACATCCAGGATTTATCCTGTGCCTTGCGTCCTTTTTCTTTCAACACCTGAACCCGAGTCTCATCGGCGTTTATTACAGAACCTGTTTTGATAGTATCCTTAAGCAGTTCATACAGCGGTCTGCATTGCTCAGCACATTTGATTGTCAACGTGCTGAGTGTAGAACGTGGAATATCTATACCTATTGCAGATAATCTCTTGCTCTGCCTGTAGAACGGAAGCGCATATTCAAACTTCTCGTTTATGCTCCATGCAAGAAGGCTCTCATCTGCAATACTTCCGGATATCAGGTGCTTAGGTGTCGCCACCGGAGGTAAATTGCAGGAAAACACCGGAATGAAATTGCAGACTCCGGCTTGAAAAAAAGGGCGGTACCGCCTTGTAATGGTTGTAGCCAAACAATCATAAAAACAAGGAGTACGCCCTACAATGCTGGAGTTACTGATGCATGAAGCACAGATGTTGAAACGACAGGGCAAGAAGATCAGAGAAATCGCTGAATCCCTCGGAAAAAGTGAACGCATGGTTCACTACTATCTGACGGAGCCCTCACGACCACGTAAAAAACGGAACTATCCGAGCA
This window harbors:
- a CDS encoding IS66 family transposase, producing MDQEAFELEDLRTSFSKKGFQKQRAHKAGPILKTLFELLTTNTAITPPTLAFGKAISYTLDNWEQLKRYLEEPLLTPSNNSAENAIRPFVIGRKNWMFSDTERGAESSAILYSLVESAKLQKLSVYDYFYYIFRKLPYCVERSDYEKLLPFKLTPEQIKV
- the tnpC gene encoding IS66 family transposase — translated: MATPKHLISGSIADESLLAWSINEKFEYALPFYRQSKRLSAIGIDIPRSTLSTLTIKCAEQCRPLYELLKDTIKTGSVINADETRVQVLKEKGRKAQDKSWMWVFLGGAAGKKAVVFQYETGRSHEIPYKFLKEYKGWLQTDDYEAYNTALKKLRDDGNKSIRHVLCWAHARRYFYKYWEMSKAPEAKQILELIKKLLNLKI